In Carya illinoinensis cultivar Pawnee chromosome 9, C.illinoinensisPawnee_v1, whole genome shotgun sequence, the following are encoded in one genomic region:
- the LOC122275150 gene encoding uncharacterized protein LOC122275150 produces the protein MVRTKQHIVATPRNKNITPSGYIDSSKSDNDLDLQGEGGWVIVKKQRVTILVPPLPAAKKLITQKPGPSQPQAILRKTMSNQIQGPIDICPRILSVDEQEKSIPLAPRKGIQITRKAPAQGLSTLAKPLRVDSRMEAGGLSRVDQVGTSKTDKRFRASDTSKAIKRPRLLHCPSGFLDGGMLVSQRLRASNLERNLQKAGGLSRWLASLGLSQFVRIFQRKSVNKFQLVNLTMKKLKDMGANAVGPRRKLIHAIDCVCQPYYFEAI, from the coding sequence ATGGTGAGAACAAAGCAACACATTGTGGCAACCCCTAGAAATAAGAATATCACTCCAAGTGGCTACATTGACTCATCAAAATCTGATAATGATCTGGATTTGCAAGGAGAAGGTGGTTGGGTGATTGTGAAAAAGCAGAGGGTCACCATTTTGGTGCCTCCTCTTCCTGCTGCAAAAAAGTTGATAACTCAAAAGCCAGGACCAAGCCAGCCACAAGCCATACTGAGAAAGACAATGAGCAACCAAATACAAGGTCCAATTGATATATGTCCCAGAATATTGTCAGTTGATGAACAAGAGAAGTCCATACCATTGGCTCCAAGAAAGGGTATTCAAATTACAAGAAAAGCCCCTGCTCAAGGTTTGTCAACATTAGCCAAGCCACTGAGGGTAGATTCAAGAATGGAAGCAGGGGGCTTGAGCAGGGTAGATCAAGTTGGCACCTCAAAAACTGATAAAAGATTTCGGGCATCTGATACCTCAAAAGCTATCAAGCGGCCTAGACTATTACATTGCCCCAGTGGCTTCTTGGATGGCGGAATGTTGGTGAGTCAAAGGCTGAGGGCGTCAAATCTTGAGAGGAATCTTCAAAAGGCTGGGGGCTTGAGCAGGTGGCTAGCATCGCTTGGACTGAGTCAGTTTGTGAGGATTTTTCAAAGGAAGAGTGTTAATAAATTTCAGTTGGTGAATTTAACCATGAAGAAGCTCAAAGATATGGGTGCAAATGCAGTGGGGCCTAGGAGGAAACTGATACATGCTATTGACTGTGTTTGCCAGCCCTACTATTTTGAGGCCATCTAA